The Spirosoma foliorum genome has a window encoding:
- a CDS encoding Uma2 family endonuclease — translation MPTPITTKTTPKRKRKIPDHLVYELMDNKPIYYKGYQSVLNKTKTLEDIMGCSSLQAALVTYLLRIIFRVFDEKKYHVLTNEIGSHIDKNNNLSNDIAIYDKAVLTPDKINKKYPDVPPKIAIEIDTEADTSELTGFGYTYKKSKKLLDFGVERVIWIMINTKTVTVIEPNRDWQVREWNTDIELMDGHTFNIARYLDDEGIVVED, via the coding sequence ATGCCTACTCCTATCACAACCAAAACTACTCCAAAACGGAAACGGAAAATACCAGATCATCTGGTATACGAACTCATGGACAACAAGCCTATTTATTACAAGGGCTACCAGTCTGTGCTCAACAAGACCAAAACTTTGGAGGACATTATGGGCTGTAGTTCGCTTCAGGCAGCATTAGTTACGTACTTACTGCGAATTATTTTTAGGGTATTTGACGAAAAGAAATACCATGTATTGACCAACGAAATCGGGAGCCATATTGACAAAAACAATAACCTCTCAAACGATATTGCCATCTATGATAAAGCTGTCTTAACTCCCGATAAGATTAATAAAAAATACCCCGACGTTCCTCCTAAAATTGCCATTGAAATAGATACGGAAGCCGACACGTCTGAACTGACAGGTTTCGGGTACACCTACAAAAAGTCGAAGAAATTACTTGATTTTGGTGTTGAGCGTGTGATCTGGATCATGATTAACACCAAAACAGTTACGGTCATCGAACCTAACCGTGATTGGCAGGTACGCGAATGGAACACGGATATCGAATTAATGGATGGTCACACCTTCAACATTGCTCGTTATCTTGATGACGAAGGCATTGTAGTCGAGGATTAA
- a CDS encoding hemolysin family protein yields the protein MELLIILLLTILNGVFSMSEIALVSSRKSKLESAAKNGDRRAQVALDLSNSPNRFLSTVQIGITLIGILLGIFSGDKLTDDVQSFVAQIEIFRPYANSIAVVLVLFLLTYLSLVFGELVPKRIGLSNPEGIAKTMAAPMIFLSKLTSPFIALLTVSSDLLLKILNIKPNESAVTEEEIKSLIQEGTSGGAIEEIEQEIVQNVFQLGDRKITSLMTNRQEIVYLDLEDEPAENKAKILEYKHSIYPLCNGGVDEVVGLIYSKDLLGKDLDTEILRLNDMKRDALFVPENNKAYQVLERFRERRQYVGVIVDEYGGVLGVITLNDILDVLVGDINDDINSDYEIREREDGSFLIDAQLPFEDFLSYFSLNINTQTRRELTGFDTLGGFALHILKDIPKAGETFVWHRYQFEIVDMDKSRIDKILVKKLIEE from the coding sequence GTGGAACTCCTTATAATTCTGCTATTGACGATCCTGAACGGCGTGTTCTCGATGTCAGAAATCGCTTTAGTTTCGTCACGTAAGTCTAAGTTAGAGTCAGCCGCCAAGAACGGCGATCGGCGCGCGCAGGTGGCGCTTGATTTGTCGAACTCACCCAACCGGTTCCTATCGACAGTACAAATCGGCATTACGCTGATCGGCATTTTGTTAGGTATTTTCTCCGGTGATAAACTGACCGACGATGTTCAGAGTTTCGTGGCTCAAATCGAGATATTTCGGCCTTATGCCAATTCGATAGCCGTTGTGCTGGTGCTTTTTTTACTGACCTATCTCTCGCTGGTCTTTGGGGAGTTAGTGCCGAAGCGGATCGGTTTGTCTAACCCAGAGGGTATTGCCAAAACAATGGCCGCTCCGATGATTTTCCTCTCTAAGTTAACGTCTCCCTTTATCGCGCTGCTTACCGTATCGAGCGATTTGCTACTTAAAATTCTGAATATCAAGCCGAACGAAAGTGCAGTTACGGAGGAAGAAATCAAAAGTTTGATTCAGGAAGGAACCTCGGGCGGGGCCATTGAAGAAATTGAGCAGGAAATTGTTCAGAATGTTTTCCAACTGGGTGATCGGAAAATTACGTCGCTGATGACCAATCGGCAGGAAATCGTCTACCTTGATCTGGAAGACGAACCCGCTGAAAACAAGGCTAAAATTCTGGAATACAAGCACTCGATATATCCGCTTTGTAACGGAGGTGTCGATGAGGTTGTTGGCCTGATCTACTCAAAAGATTTGCTCGGCAAAGATCTTGATACCGAAATTCTCCGCCTGAACGACATGAAGCGGGATGCCTTATTCGTTCCTGAAAACAACAAGGCTTATCAGGTATTGGAGCGCTTCCGGGAACGACGGCAGTACGTAGGCGTTATTGTTGATGAATATGGCGGGGTTCTGGGAGTTATTACCCTCAATGATATCCTGGACGTGCTGGTAGGCGACATCAATGACGACATTAATTCGGATTATGAAATCCGCGAACGCGAGGATGGCAGCTTCCTGATTGATGCCCAATTGCCATTTGAGGATTTTCTTTCTTATTTCTCGTTAAATATAAATACCCAGACTCGCCGAGAGTTGACCGGGTTCGACACGTTGGGTGGGTTTGCGCTGCATATCCTGAAAGATATTCCCAAAGCGGGCGAAACCTTTGTCTGGCACCGGTATCAGTTCGAGATTGTGGATATGGATAAAAGTCGAATTGATAAGATTCTGGTGAAGAAATTAATCGAGGAATAA
- a CDS encoding NUDIX hydrolase has protein sequence MIIFINDRPIRLVGPKAAAQLTNSGAGNTPTFADYDEVVDARLETLKADALHGHLLILNTTPATVSKLLGLLQKSDASNLLSITLGCLDKEDCEEAIKKPFKIIKAAGGVVFKGDKMLLMFRRGVWDLPKGKLDFGESSKQGAAREVEEETGVRVSVSERICTTWHTYNLNGNRILKRTKWYRMGVLDDSRMTPQADEDIEKLAWLDRRETKLALTNSFSSIRYVIDEAGKGYKV, from the coding sequence ATGATTATTTTCATTAACGACCGCCCAATTCGGCTCGTTGGCCCCAAAGCCGCTGCTCAACTAACTAATTCAGGGGCGGGTAATACCCCGACCTTTGCAGATTATGATGAGGTTGTAGACGCTCGCTTAGAGACACTTAAAGCCGATGCGCTACACGGTCATCTACTGATCCTGAATACAACTCCAGCTACAGTAAGCAAATTACTGGGGCTACTCCAAAAATCAGATGCCAGCAATTTGCTCTCTATTACGCTGGGCTGTCTTGACAAAGAAGATTGTGAAGAGGCCATCAAAAAACCATTTAAGATTATTAAAGCGGCCGGTGGTGTTGTTTTCAAAGGCGACAAAATGTTGCTGATGTTCCGACGCGGAGTTTGGGATTTACCAAAAGGAAAACTCGATTTTGGTGAATCGTCGAAGCAGGGAGCCGCCCGCGAAGTAGAAGAGGAAACTGGCGTTCGCGTATCGGTCAGTGAGCGTATCTGCACCACCTGGCATACTTACAACCTTAATGGCAATCGGATTCTGAAGCGAACGAAATGGTACCGAATGGGTGTCCTGGACGACAGCCGGATGACACCTCAGGCTGATGAAGACATTGAAAAACTGGCCTGGCTCGATCGACGCGAAACAAAATTGGCGCTTACCAATTCGTTTAGCTCAATTCGGTATGTAATTGACGAAGCTGGCAAAGGGTATAAAGTCTAA
- a CDS encoding YHYH protein, producing MQRLIFPVLLLSLLACSKSDDASSTTNPTTTTTTTGSVNITSVVKAKFASSVTITTSGDNIILKCDGRPNHKSPYYGVGNALYEPFPAGHSTNPNGSIIAQNYTMTIPAKPAAASTHEETSLGAIGLAITGAPIFNNNEGGNVALNAGTITSFDAAGAHPAQAGDYHYHVTGTYTTTDDANLVGFLRDGFPLYGRKDKDGTYPSNLDAYNGHTAATTEFPNGIYHYHTRNENYLNTGYYILKSGSYYGTKGTFTQ from the coding sequence ATGCAGAGACTAATCTTTCCAGTATTGTTACTGAGTCTACTGGCTTGTAGCAAGAGCGACGACGCATCCAGCACAACCAATCCCACTACTACCACTACAACTACAGGCAGTGTAAATATTACCAGCGTGGTAAAGGCCAAGTTTGCCAGTAGTGTTACAATTACCACGAGTGGCGACAATATTATCCTTAAATGTGATGGCAGGCCCAACCATAAATCACCCTACTATGGTGTTGGCAATGCCTTGTATGAACCCTTTCCAGCGGGCCACTCCACTAACCCGAATGGTTCGATTATTGCTCAAAACTATACCATGACCATTCCTGCTAAACCGGCAGCTGCGAGTACTCATGAGGAAACATCACTTGGCGCTATTGGTCTGGCTATCACTGGCGCGCCAATTTTCAATAATAATGAGGGCGGTAATGTAGCCTTAAATGCAGGTACCATCACCTCGTTTGATGCAGCGGGAGCCCACCCAGCTCAAGCAGGCGATTACCATTATCACGTTACCGGCACATATACAACCACCGACGATGCTAATCTGGTAGGTTTTTTACGAGATGGCTTTCCCTTGTACGGACGTAAGGATAAAGATGGTACGTACCCAAGCAACCTTGATGCCTATAACGGCCATACGGCTGCCACAACCGAGTTCCCAAATGGTATATATCACTACCATACCCGGAATGAAAACTATCTTAATACAGGCTATTATATCCTTAAATCGGGTAGTTATTATGGCACAAAGGGCACATTCACTCAATAG
- a CDS encoding toxin-antitoxin system YwqK family antitoxin — protein sequence MAQRAHSLNRVFLFATAYCCLWVVLSSCHIASTNTPLRVKDYTIDTSGIPPDTIVLGSDQRLALINGVYWQGNQKYSGILKELYPNGTTKTYASIFQGMLHGLYKSFYENGHPYEVRLYRNNLSTGRHYGYWPEGGILKFDYTYFEEKREGLQKRWYKNGKPYLFTNYTDDHEDGLQRGWRENGKLYLNYVAKDGHRYGLQQSALCYTLIKQKIKAR from the coding sequence ATGGCACAAAGGGCACATTCACTCAATAGAGTCTTTTTGTTTGCAACTGCTTATTGCTGCCTTTGGGTGGTACTAAGCAGTTGCCATATTGCCTCAACTAACACACCCCTTCGGGTAAAAGATTATACCATTGATACCAGCGGCATTCCACCCGATACGATTGTGTTAGGCAGCGATCAACGGTTGGCTCTGATTAACGGAGTTTATTGGCAGGGCAACCAAAAATATTCAGGTATTCTAAAGGAGCTTTACCCGAATGGTACGACAAAAACATATGCTTCTATATTTCAGGGAATGCTACATGGCCTTTATAAAAGCTTCTATGAAAACGGGCATCCTTATGAAGTGCGGCTTTACCGAAATAACCTGAGTACAGGTAGGCATTATGGTTACTGGCCGGAAGGTGGAATCCTTAAGTTTGATTATACCTATTTTGAGGAAAAACGAGAAGGTTTACAAAAACGATGGTACAAAAACGGTAAGCCTTATTTATTTACCAATTATACTGACGATCACGAGGATGGTCTGCAACGGGGATGGCGGGAGAATGGGAAGTTATACCTGAACTATGTAGCAAAGGATGGGCATCGATACGGCCTGCAGCAATCTGCGCTTTGCTATACACTCATCAAACAGAAAATAAAAGCCCGTTAA
- a CDS encoding SCO family protein — MLTPLLLRIKASSLAVFIVLFTACEQPAERKLPYYNTSDFTPHFEKAVSDNFHRIRPFSLTAHTGQAFTEKDMDGKICVANFFFSTCPGICPRMTVNMKVLQDTFLIDKNIQLISHSVTPDKDSVARLQAFAKSKKVDATKWLLLTGNKEEIYNLGRKFYFVEEDLGEKRSSDVFLHTENFVLTDKKRRIRGIYNGLSLSAMQNLIADIRALEKE, encoded by the coding sequence ATGTTAACTCCGCTCCTACTTCGCATTAAGGCTAGCTCACTGGCTGTATTCATCGTTTTGTTTACGGCATGCGAACAACCAGCAGAACGAAAGTTGCCTTATTATAATACCTCCGATTTTACGCCCCATTTTGAAAAAGCGGTATCGGACAATTTCCATCGCATCCGCCCTTTTTCACTGACCGCCCATACAGGACAGGCATTCACCGAAAAAGATATGGATGGGAAAATATGTGTAGCTAATTTCTTTTTTTCGACCTGTCCAGGTATTTGTCCCCGTATGACTGTCAATATGAAGGTATTACAGGATACCTTTCTGATCGATAAAAACATTCAACTTATTTCGCACTCAGTAACCCCAGATAAGGACAGTGTAGCCCGATTACAAGCGTTTGCTAAATCCAAAAAGGTCGATGCTACCAAATGGCTCTTGCTTACGGGGAACAAAGAAGAAATCTATAATCTAGGACGAAAATTTTATTTCGTTGAAGAAGATCTGGGCGAAAAAAGAAGCAGCGATGTTTTCTTACACACTGAAAACTTTGTGTTAACCGATAAGAAACGGCGCATCCGTGGTATTTATAATGGCCTGAGTTTATCTGCCATGCAAAATCTTATTGCTGATATACGCGCTTTAGAAAAGGAATAG
- the coaD gene encoding pantetheine-phosphate adenylyltransferase, whose translation MKRIALFPGSFDPFTKGHEDIVLRGLRLFDEVVIGIGHNTRKERYFPLEQMIQLIEGAFEDYPAVRVISYEGLTANVAREIGAKFLLRGLRNTTDFEYENGISQVNRYVYEDVETVFLITSPHLAPISSSIIRDLHRYGQHVDEFLPYQLEKAK comes from the coding sequence ATGAAGCGTATTGCTCTATTCCCCGGTTCATTTGATCCATTTACCAAAGGCCATGAAGATATTGTGTTGAGAGGCCTACGCCTGTTCGACGAAGTTGTGATTGGTATTGGACATAATACGCGGAAGGAGCGTTATTTCCCTTTGGAGCAAATGATCCAGTTAATTGAAGGAGCATTTGAGGACTATCCAGCTGTGCGTGTTATTAGTTATGAAGGGCTGACTGCCAATGTAGCTCGGGAGATTGGCGCAAAATTCCTGCTTCGTGGCTTGCGTAACACGACCGATTTTGAGTACGAAAATGGCATTTCGCAGGTGAATCGATACGTTTACGAGGATGTTGAAACGGTTTTTTTAATTACGTCGCCCCATCTTGCCCCAATCAGCTCAAGTATTATTCGAGACCTACATCGCTATGGGCAGCACGTTGACGAATTTTTACCTTATCAGCTAGAGAAAGCGAAATGA
- a CDS encoding DUF3822 family protein: MQIAVTLAPTVTIHANAFDPRQTDKSVLCLEVGRDRFQLLVQDKRGRAVYLEDYMFPSLLTERPLTSILPDVFRDHAVLSAGPWQEIRIGVNSPSFTLVPQQLYRKEYASSYLALMRGNALPAHEFAQAYAHDAEGFFTVFNLEHPLADYFSEVYPLQPLTFVHQTSALIQATVDLDRISLAPSTVYLYFEDEFVTILCRKSHQLCLCNRFGYKNVQDLAYYILYVLNEQGLTPDTVSLSLYGAITPFAEAYTELSRFLPNLSFGQAPPGLSLATEFDDLPAHRYLSLYGLGLLSE, from the coding sequence GTGCAAATCGCTGTGACCCTCGCACCTACTGTTACCATACATGCCAACGCGTTTGACCCGAGGCAGACTGATAAATCGGTCTTGTGCCTTGAAGTTGGACGGGATCGGTTTCAATTGCTGGTACAGGATAAGCGTGGTCGGGCAGTGTATTTGGAGGACTACATGTTTCCGTCTTTGCTGACGGAGCGTCCGTTGACGAGCATTTTACCCGATGTATTCCGGGACCATGCGGTGTTATCGGCAGGCCCGTGGCAGGAAATTCGGATTGGGGTCAATTCTCCGTCGTTTACCCTGGTTCCACAGCAGCTTTATCGTAAAGAATATGCCAGTAGCTATTTGGCGCTCATGCGAGGTAATGCCCTTCCTGCCCATGAGTTTGCTCAGGCGTATGCTCACGATGCCGAAGGATTCTTTACTGTATTTAATCTGGAGCATCCTCTGGCAGATTATTTTTCGGAAGTGTACCCGCTTCAACCATTGACGTTCGTCCATCAAACGAGTGCGCTCATACAGGCAACTGTCGATCTAGACCGGATTTCTCTCGCTCCCAGCACTGTTTACTTGTATTTTGAAGATGAGTTTGTGACAATCTTATGTCGAAAATCACATCAATTGTGTCTGTGTAATCGCTTTGGCTATAAGAATGTCCAGGATTTGGCTTATTATATTCTCTACGTGCTTAATGAACAAGGCTTAACGCCCGATACGGTTAGCCTTTCTTTATACGGGGCGATTACTCCTTTTGCTGAAGCGTACACGGAGTTAAGCCGGTTTCTGCCGAATCTATCATTTGGCCAAGCACCTCCTGGGCTATCATTGGCCACTGAATTTGACGATTTACCGGCCCACCGGTATCTGAGTTTATACGGATTAGGCTTGTTGAGTGAATGA
- a CDS encoding NUDIX domain-containing protein: protein MTQVMDLPGRLEDQPKSDSASAVDSTREEVQKLYGNRLRLRVCGLYCEGDRLLMVRHRGIGLTDTFWCPPGGGPQFNETAPKALVREFIEETGLEVEIGEMLFVNEFIQPPLHAMELFFAVRATGGSLRLGIDPEMSPDGQIIEEVRLMSFEEIKRYPPNEVHALFQYCNSLDDVFRLRGYLQ from the coding sequence ATGACGCAAGTAATGGATTTGCCTGGCCGATTGGAAGATCAGCCTAAATCTGATTCTGCCAGTGCAGTGGATTCAACCCGCGAAGAGGTACAAAAATTGTACGGAAATCGCCTTCGTCTGCGGGTTTGTGGCCTATATTGTGAAGGTGATCGCCTATTGATGGTTCGCCACCGAGGCATTGGTTTAACCGATACCTTCTGGTGTCCGCCGGGAGGTGGCCCGCAGTTTAATGAAACAGCTCCTAAGGCGTTAGTCCGGGAGTTTATAGAAGAAACTGGACTGGAGGTAGAGATCGGTGAAATGTTGTTCGTGAATGAATTCATACAGCCACCGCTTCACGCTATGGAGTTGTTTTTTGCTGTTCGGGCTACAGGCGGTTCCTTACGGTTGGGGATCGATCCTGAAATGAGCCCTGATGGGCAAATAATTGAAGAAGTCAGGTTGATGAGTTTTGAAGAAATTAAACGCTATCCACCTAACGAGGTTCATGCGTTATTTCAGTATTGCAATTCACTCGACGATGTATTCCGCCTTCGCGGCTATTTGCAGTAA
- a CDS encoding CBS domain-containing protein — protein MKIRQILQGKPVNALYSVSSDQTVLDALRLMAEKNIGAVLVIDNGVLTGIFSERDYARKIILKDRHSDDTTIADVMTANVITIGPDQRIEECMQIMSDKHIRHLPVMDEGELMGIISINDVVKAIIVDQKTRIDSLESYISGSPY, from the coding sequence ATGAAAATTCGTCAAATTCTTCAGGGTAAACCAGTGAACGCCCTCTATTCCGTTTCGTCGGATCAAACCGTTCTGGACGCGCTTAGGCTTATGGCCGAAAAGAATATTGGCGCGGTACTTGTTATTGATAATGGCGTACTTACTGGAATCTTCTCCGAACGAGACTATGCACGTAAGATTATTCTAAAAGATCGGCATTCCGATGATACGACCATTGCTGATGTTATGACAGCGAATGTAATTACCATTGGGCCTGATCAACGTATTGAAGAGTGTATGCAAATTATGTCCGACAAGCATATTCGACACTTACCCGTGATGGATGAGGGTGAGTTAATGGGTATTATTTCGATTAACGATGTCGTGAAAGCGATTATCGTTGACCAAAAGACCCGCATTGACTCATTGGAAAGTTATATTTCGGGAAGCCCGTACTAA
- a CDS encoding ATP-dependent DNA helicase, producing the protein MNDTQTAADLLAKRFPFKPTSGQTQFFEQIGAFIAQEEVEHYRDCFLLRGYAGTGKTTLVGTLIKVLPRFGYKSVLLAPTGRAAKVMTNYAKKAAQTIHRKIYRQVADPGSGTLAFQRQKNYHEDTLFIVDEASMISDEADFGGKGLLTDLIDFVFEGPGNKLMLVGDTAQLPPVGRDLSPALDRGFLASAFDMTVYEQELTEVMRQDEESGILYNATGLRMLLMENGTSTSKAVGFDALLSDKPTMTPTDSPEIRLNVRSFTDIYKMPLTKLEDGIRYAYDKYGRENTAIICRSNKTAVQYNQFVRRMIDQCEEELDAGDMLMIARNNYTVLDEDSPAGFLANGEFAEVQKIRNKEEMHGFRFATVTLRLVDYEEQPDFDAKIMLDTLHSPVPSLASDQYKALYESVAKDYFYIKSKKERSEAIRRDPYLNALQVKFAYALTCHKAQGGQWSAVFVDQGFLPDGQVNDEFVRWLYTALTRATDEAFLMNFNPQFFN; encoded by the coding sequence ATGAACGATACCCAAACGGCGGCTGATTTGCTGGCCAAACGTTTCCCTTTTAAGCCTACGTCTGGCCAAACCCAGTTTTTTGAACAAATTGGTGCGTTCATCGCCCAGGAAGAAGTTGAACATTATCGCGATTGCTTTTTACTGCGAGGGTACGCAGGTACGGGCAAAACTACACTTGTTGGTACACTCATTAAAGTGCTGCCCCGCTTTGGGTATAAATCCGTCTTGCTGGCCCCTACGGGCCGGGCGGCTAAAGTAATGACCAATTACGCCAAGAAAGCAGCGCAAACGATTCACCGAAAAATTTATCGGCAAGTGGCCGATCCTGGTTCTGGAACGCTGGCCTTTCAACGCCAGAAAAACTATCACGAAGACACCCTTTTTATTGTCGATGAGGCCTCTATGATTTCTGATGAAGCCGATTTTGGGGGGAAAGGTTTATTGACCGATCTAATCGATTTCGTCTTCGAAGGTCCCGGCAACAAACTGATGCTCGTGGGCGACACGGCACAGCTCCCTCCTGTTGGCCGTGATTTAAGCCCCGCCTTGGACCGTGGATTCCTGGCCAGTGCATTCGATATGACCGTGTATGAGCAAGAGCTTACGGAAGTAATGCGACAGGATGAAGAGTCGGGAATTCTTTACAATGCAACTGGGCTGCGAATGTTGCTCATGGAAAACGGCACATCTACCTCTAAGGCGGTTGGTTTTGATGCGCTTCTGAGTGATAAGCCTACAATGACGCCAACAGACTCACCTGAGATTCGCCTGAATGTTCGGTCGTTCACAGATATCTATAAAATGCCATTAACCAAACTGGAAGACGGCATTCGCTACGCCTACGACAAATATGGTCGCGAGAATACGGCCATTATTTGCCGGTCAAACAAAACCGCCGTTCAGTACAATCAGTTTGTTCGGCGGATGATTGATCAGTGCGAAGAAGAACTTGATGCAGGCGATATGCTTATGATTGCCCGAAATAATTATACGGTTCTTGATGAAGACTCGCCCGCAGGCTTTCTGGCGAATGGCGAGTTTGCCGAAGTGCAGAAGATTCGGAACAAAGAAGAGATGCACGGTTTTCGGTTCGCTACGGTTACGCTCCGATTAGTCGATTATGAAGAGCAGCCCGATTTTGACGCTAAAATCATGCTCGATACACTGCATTCGCCCGTACCATCGCTGGCGTCAGACCAATATAAAGCTCTGTATGAGAGCGTTGCAAAGGATTATTTCTACATCAAAAGCAAGAAAGAGCGGTCTGAGGCTATTCGGCGAGATCCGTACTTAAATGCGTTGCAGGTGAAATTTGCCTATGCTCTTACTTGCCACAAAGCACAGGGTGGGCAATGGAGTGCGGTGTTTGTTGATCAGGGGTTCCTACCAGATGGGCAGGTAAACGACGAGTTTGTGCGATGGCTTTATACCGCATTGACCCGCGCAACCGATGAAGCGTTTTTGATGAATTTCAATCCGCAGTTTTTTAATTAG
- a CDS encoding DUF4126 domain-containing protein: MSFEWIMSACIGVGLAACCGFRVFVPLLIASVATKLGLVGVVTGFEWISGWPAMVGLTVATVFEIGAYYIPWLDNALDALATPTSIIAGTLLSTSFLQIDNPLLHWGLGLILGGSSAGIIQAGTSLLRIGSTATTGGVGNPIVATSENVASFGLSLFSIFLPLLTVVIIVLVLIFILGRLVAKRKVWFTKKV; the protein is encoded by the coding sequence ATGTCCTTCGAATGGATTATGAGTGCCTGCATTGGCGTTGGTCTAGCCGCTTGTTGTGGCTTCCGGGTTTTTGTACCCTTGCTGATTGCCAGTGTAGCCACAAAGCTTGGCCTTGTTGGTGTGGTAACTGGTTTTGAGTGGATTAGTGGCTGGCCCGCCATGGTGGGCTTAACCGTTGCAACAGTCTTTGAAATTGGAGCTTATTATATTCCCTGGCTCGATAATGCACTCGATGCCCTTGCGACTCCCACATCAATTATTGCCGGAACTTTACTGAGCACCTCGTTTCTACAGATTGATAATCCCTTATTACACTGGGGCCTGGGCTTAATTCTGGGAGGAAGCTCAGCTGGAATTATTCAGGCGGGGACCAGTTTACTTCGGATAGGCTCAACAGCAACAACCGGCGGAGTCGGCAACCCAATTGTTGCCACCAGTGAAAACGTAGCCTCTTTTGGACTATCTCTGTTCAGTATTTTTCTGCCTTTACTGACGGTCGTGATTATCGTCCTTGTCCTGATTTTTATTCTTGGCCGCTTAGTAGCCAAGCGAAAGGTATGGTTTACTAAAAAGGTCTGA